The following proteins are encoded in a genomic region of Astatotilapia calliptera chromosome 22, fAstCal1.2, whole genome shotgun sequence:
- the fbxl6 gene encoding F-box/LRR-repeat protein 6: MDASEAEASTQNQGKEEGASSAQGDAGARPKKASLKRAADAKAKKKHKKARMSRPARPGYTVHQGEDMLLVISSSTSQYDGSVWTLKKKKGSKKKKLAKGKGKASQVKKKKPVNAKPKLESKPVIEKEEKVANFFITQEEDDHRWGHSLPEEMLINIFQIVVIQEGAVPFLCRVGRVCRLWNAAASSPILWHRVTVGHCWIAPGRSQLPKTQKKIKDTLDWLAHSRFSQLRDFSLCHWTKNVDYALEVVSQYCPDLCSLKLSYCTGVTAAAFRSLGLHSRSLHSLNLQYSEFQVEGLLEYLENHGSQIRQILFSHGLKNDRLLAAITRGCCPNLEMLEVNTKLDSKDCQLPVCIQALQMACPKLKTFRMMNVQPLHKGMRFGIDPTSGFPLLEELCIATTSFSYLTDRDLRDILFDSPKLRVLDLRGCSRITASGLADLPCLELECLFWGQYFSSHVGLSSLKKGLHTLTQKWSRTLQQLDIAHQLFTEEDLELAMSYLCQAEADTLRSLNLSGTRITPRALRPVIGQMTALDYLNLSSCRYLPRGVKRIYRGQEDIRQLLDKLE, translated from the exons ATGGATGCATCTGAAGCAGAAGCCTCAACACAGAATCAGGGAAAAGAGGAAGGTGCATCATCAGCTCAAGGAGATGCTGGAGCAAGACCAAAAAAGGCATCTTTGAAAAGAGCTGCAGATGCCAAAgcaaaaaagaagcacaaaaaggCTCGAATGTCCAGACCTGCCCGGCCTGGTTATACTGTCCATCAAGGGGAAGATATGCTTCTCGTTATATCGAGTTCCACCTCCCAGTATGACGGGTCAGTGTGGACTCTTAAGAAAAAGAAGGGgagcaaaaagaagaagttggcaaaaggaaaaggaaaagccaGTCAGGTCAAGAAAAAGAAGCCAGTCAATGCCAAGCCCAAACTGGAAAGTAAACCAGTtatagaaaaagaagaaaaagtcgcAAATTTCTTTATAACTCAGGAAGAAGACGACCACAGATGGGGccacagcctgccggaggagatGCTAATTAATATTTTTCAGATTGTGGTCATTCAAGAGGGAGCAGTGCCCTTTTTATGCAG GGTGGGGAGAGTTTGTCGTCTGTGGAACGCCGCTGCCTCCAGTCCGATCCTGTGGCACAGAGTGACTGTCGGTCACTGCTGGATTGCACCAGGGAGGAGCCAACTACCAAAAACTCAGAAGAAGATTAAGGACACTTTGGACTGGCTGGCACACAGCAG ATTCTCTCAGCTGCGAGACTTTTCTCTGTGTCACTGGACAAAGAACGTTGATTATGCATTAGAG GTTGTGTCGCAGTACTGCCCTGATCTTTGCTCCCTCAAGCTTTCTTACTGCACAGGAGTGACAGCGGCGGCCTTCCGCAGCCTCGGTCTGCACAGCCGCTCCCTGCACAGCTTAAATCTCCAGTATTCAGAG TTCCAGGTTGAAGGACTCCTTGAGTATCTTGAAAACCATGGGAGCCAGATCAGGCAAATATTGTTCAGTCATGGACTAAAGAATGACAGACTTCTGGCTGCAATCACT cggGGATGCTGTCCCAATTTGGAGATGCTGGAGGTCAACACCAAGCTTGACAGTAAAGACTGCCAACTTCCTGTTTGCATCCAGGCACTACAGATGGCATGCCCTAAGCTCAAG ACCTTCCGAATGATGAACGTCCAACCTCTTCATAAGGGAATGCGTTTTGGTATCGACCCAACATCAGGCTTCCCATTACTGGAGGAGCTTTGTATCGCAACCACATCGTTTTCCTATTTGACCGACAGAGATTTGAGGGACATTCTCTTCGATTCCCCCAAACTGCGAGTGCTGGACCTGCGAGGCTGTTCTCGAATCACAGCGTCTGGTCTTGCAGATTTACCCTGTCTAG AGCTTGAATGTTTGTTCTGGGGACAATATTTCAGCAGCCATGTTGGGCTGTCATCGCTTAAGAAAGGACTTCACACGTTGACCCAAAAATGGAGTCGAACTTTGCAACAGCTGGACATTGCACATCAGCTCTTCACTGAGGAAGACTTGGAGTTAGCAATGAGTTACCTTTGTCAAGCTGAGGCAGACACACTGCGCTCACTGAACTTGAGTGGGACCAGAATTACACCACGTGCACTCAG GCCAGTCATTGGACAAATGACTGCTCTAGACTACCTCAACCTTTCATCCTGCCGCTATCTCCCAAGAGGTGTAAAGAGGATTTATCGTGGCCAAGAAGACATCCGGCAGCTGCTGGACAAATTGGAATAG
- the LOC113014929 gene encoding uncharacterized protein LOC113014929 isoform X2 has protein sequence MEDGQDFSLCGKAAVTEANLRDEYYWKLVADFIGPQSGEELELEKGPCKNRFMIQVGLLREDNNFPWIAIVDWLKRIFPAHQSADFRRLIGRGIATTLSLGYDARLVFLESDVNFNFVGPICDSIGVERQDLLEMRDFSDRAKSIEVTNGLILELSNFVSREKISPIVLVSWLRNFNSQYCKNGNVQRAYQVLKAKIKKLKAFCCNSETRSNRRNALVENMLQSPFELVQIKEPKLIVKKRMRRDESIYYEKVIIKEEDEIFEIMESEEPEMDRDEIRGQNDHAAVHRNYEDMDVSNSGDETSGNTAESMTVLDIAMLTVHKLSSVYSGKTEVCKQVSLDLLKNQYALTFKDNPAMAVFEKKLEAMHEHISLVSPVMFLNYNANFLVDVHDVVEQHIFDFEKEIIESAGEKLGRDKLPKFKNFVNFPESATSRYIHMACDILSPRTPEKKNYRKYWVAFCEEKNNPSRLAVNHSNRFNTYFEAAAGLIHHHKEIALFFSDLLSLNNDKCPNIILESVAADANDTVIQSLVCVLAIVYCKILGPYWQLLKSGGEYALYSQYLLYLYQKFLDWSKDPSTLLEPEEATDVFLQYPLQEKTFDGVFHYCGQWHTNRDLIRACLKRTIKVIASVTEEHLKDFLPGGKFSQIPSTNLSLQLVSCTFSVLMAEYPFGHTYPYKRKRPEKSTKYSVDENLSSGSSQEDKYQSASSDESSDDSDFSILEVRRRTSKETRSPQMRKGYASKIEKAIKVYEEIEENMDRDYIIAQVNRNGGPCKTQQDVDKMMLRFDGKSRAEKREGLRCEIVYQKMILNNTNSHLDMVFHNSTQMALKLKLALPRVKPGYSIVLAPRRTKKKPVLQDTTEAATGPSQSSSGT, from the exons ATGGAGGATGGTCAAGATTTTTCTCTTTGTGGGAAAGCAGCTGTGACTGAAGCCAATCTAA GAGATGAATACTACTGGAAGCTCGTTGCGGACTTCATTGGTCCTCAATCAGGAGAAGAATTAGAGCTTGAAAAGGGCCCCTGCAAGAACAGATTTATGATCCAAGTAGGACTTTTGAGAGAGGACAATAATTTTCCGTGGATCGCCATTGTGGATTGGCTCAAGAGGATCTTCCCCGCACATCAGTCAGCAGATTTTCGCCGTTTGATTGGAAGAGGCATTGCCACAACACTGAGTCTTGGATATGATGCAAGGCTGGTCTTCCTGGAATCAGATGtcaattttaattttgttgGACCAATATGTGATAGCATTGGAGTCGAGCGGCAAGATCTTTTGGAAATGAGAGATTTTTCAGATCGGGCAAAGTCGATCGAAGTCACAAACGGCTTGATTCTTGAACTAAGCAACTTTGTGAGCAGGGAGAAAATTTCCCCAATTGTTCTAGTAAGTTGGCTTAGAAACTTCAACTCACAGTACTGTAAGAATGGCAATGTTCAAAGGGCATATCAAGTCCTCAAagccaaaataaaaaagttaaaggCGTTTTGCTGCAATTCAGAAACAAGAAGTAACAGGAGGAATGCATTGGTTGAAAATATGCTTCAAAGTCCGTTTGAACTGGTTCAGATAAAAGAGCCAAAGCTTATTGTAAAGAAACGCATGAGAAGAGATGAGAGCATATATTATGAAAAAGTTATAATCAAAGAGGAAGACGAGATTTTTGAAATCATGGAAAGTGAGGAGCCTGAGATGGACAGAGATGAAATACGAGGACAAAACGATCATGCTGCTGTACATAGAAATTATGAGGATATGGATGTTTCCAACAGTGGAGACGAAACCTCGGGTAACACAGCAGAGTCTATGACTGTTCTTGACATCGCAATGCTGACTGTCCATAAACTGTCCAGTGTGTACAGTGGGAAAACAGAAGTGTGCAAGCAGGTTTCCCTGGATCTCCTTAAAAATCAGTACGCTCTGACATTCAAAGACAATCCAGCTATGGCAGTGTTTGAGAAGAAGCTCGAGGCAATGCATGAACACATTTCCCTTGTCTCTCCTGTCATGTTTCTAAACTACAATGCCAATTTCCTCGTTGATGTTCACGATGTAGTGGAACAGCACATATTTGACTTTGAAAAGGAGATCATTGAGTCAGCGGGAGAGAAACTAGGCCGTGATAAGCTCCCTAAATTCAAGAACTTTGTCAATTTTCCAGAAAGCGCCACCTCACGGTATATTCACATGGCTTGTGATATCCTGAGCCCTCGCACCCCCGAGAAGAAAAACTACAGGAAGTACTGGGTGGCTTTCTGTGAGGAAAAGAATAATCCCTCCAGACTGGCGGTAAATCACTCAAACAGATTCAACACCTACTTTGAAGCTGCTGCGGGTCTTATCCACCACCACAAAGAGATCGCTCTCTTCTTCTCAGATTTGCTGTCGCTGAACAATGATAAATGCCCGAACATTATTCTGGAGAGTGTTGCCGCAGATGCGAACGACACTGTGATTCAGAGCCTCGTATGTGTTCTGGCAATTGTGTACTGCAAAATCCTCGGTCCTTACTGGCAGCTTCTGAAGAGTGGAGGAGAGTACGCTCTCTACAGCCAGTACTTACTCTATCTCTACCAAAAATTTCTCGATTGGTCCAAAGATCCTTCAACTCTGCTGGAACCAGAGGAGGCTACGGATGTCTTTCTGCAGTACCCACTGCAAGAGAAAACCTTTGACGGAGTGTTTCACTACTGTGGGCAGTGGCACACGAATCGAGATCTGATCAGAGCTTGCTTGAAGAGGACGATAAAGGTGATTGCTTCAGTCACTGAAGAACACCTCAAGGATTTTCTGCCAGGAGGAAAATTTTCCCAAATTCCTTCCACCAATTTGAGCTTGCAGTTGGTCAGTTGCACATTCTCTGTTTTGATGGCGGAGTACCCTTTTGGCCACACATACCCCTACAAGAGGAAAAGGCCTGAGAAGTCAACAAAGTACTCTGTAGATGAGAACTTGTCATCAGGCAGCTCCCAAGAAGACAAATACCAATCTGCTTCATCTGATGAGAGCTCTGACGACTCTGACTTTTCCATTTTGGAAGTTAGAAGGAGGACCTCAAAAGAAACCCGCAGTCCACAGATGAGAAAAGGTTATGCCAGCAAAATAGAAAAGGCAATAAAGGTGTACGAGGAGATAGAGGAGAACATGGACAGGGATTACATAATAGCTCAAGTGAATAGAAACGGAGGGCCATGCAAAACTCAGCAGGATGTCGATAAAATGATGCTGCGTTTCGATGGAAAATCCCGAGCTGAGAAACGGGAGGGGCTGCGCTGCGAGATCGTGTATCAGAAAATGATTCTGAACAACACAAACTCTCACCTGGATATGGTTTTCCACAACAGCACACAAATGGCACTGAAGCTGAAGCTTGCACTTCCGCGCGTAAAGCCTGGCTACTCTATCGTTTTGGCGCCTAGAAGGACCAAAAAGAAGCCCGTGCTCCAGGACACGACGGAAGCTGCGACCGGTCCGAGTCAAAGCAGCAGCGGCACATGA
- the LOC113014929 gene encoding uncharacterized protein LOC113014929 isoform X1: protein MVYSERERVPGAWYFCFWHTMEDGQDFSLCGKAAVTEANLRDEYYWKLVADFIGPQSGEELELEKGPCKNRFMIQVGLLREDNNFPWIAIVDWLKRIFPAHQSADFRRLIGRGIATTLSLGYDARLVFLESDVNFNFVGPICDSIGVERQDLLEMRDFSDRAKSIEVTNGLILELSNFVSREKISPIVLVSWLRNFNSQYCKNGNVQRAYQVLKAKIKKLKAFCCNSETRSNRRNALVENMLQSPFELVQIKEPKLIVKKRMRRDESIYYEKVIIKEEDEIFEIMESEEPEMDRDEIRGQNDHAAVHRNYEDMDVSNSGDETSGNTAESMTVLDIAMLTVHKLSSVYSGKTEVCKQVSLDLLKNQYALTFKDNPAMAVFEKKLEAMHEHISLVSPVMFLNYNANFLVDVHDVVEQHIFDFEKEIIESAGEKLGRDKLPKFKNFVNFPESATSRYIHMACDILSPRTPEKKNYRKYWVAFCEEKNNPSRLAVNHSNRFNTYFEAAAGLIHHHKEIALFFSDLLSLNNDKCPNIILESVAADANDTVIQSLVCVLAIVYCKILGPYWQLLKSGGEYALYSQYLLYLYQKFLDWSKDPSTLLEPEEATDVFLQYPLQEKTFDGVFHYCGQWHTNRDLIRACLKRTIKVIASVTEEHLKDFLPGGKFSQIPSTNLSLQLVSCTFSVLMAEYPFGHTYPYKRKRPEKSTKYSVDENLSSGSSQEDKYQSASSDESSDDSDFSILEVRRRTSKETRSPQMRKGYASKIEKAIKVYEEIEENMDRDYIIAQVNRNGGPCKTQQDVDKMMLRFDGKSRAEKREGLRCEIVYQKMILNNTNSHLDMVFHNSTQMALKLKLALPRVKPGYSIVLAPRRTKKKPVLQDTTEAATGPSQSSSGT from the exons ATGGTGTATTCTGAGAGGGAGCGTGTCCCAGGCGCCTGGTATTTTTGTTTCTGG CATACAATGGAGGATGGTCAAGATTTTTCTCTTTGTGGGAAAGCAGCTGTGACTGAAGCCAATCTAA GAGATGAATACTACTGGAAGCTCGTTGCGGACTTCATTGGTCCTCAATCAGGAGAAGAATTAGAGCTTGAAAAGGGCCCCTGCAAGAACAGATTTATGATCCAAGTAGGACTTTTGAGAGAGGACAATAATTTTCCGTGGATCGCCATTGTGGATTGGCTCAAGAGGATCTTCCCCGCACATCAGTCAGCAGATTTTCGCCGTTTGATTGGAAGAGGCATTGCCACAACACTGAGTCTTGGATATGATGCAAGGCTGGTCTTCCTGGAATCAGATGtcaattttaattttgttgGACCAATATGTGATAGCATTGGAGTCGAGCGGCAAGATCTTTTGGAAATGAGAGATTTTTCAGATCGGGCAAAGTCGATCGAAGTCACAAACGGCTTGATTCTTGAACTAAGCAACTTTGTGAGCAGGGAGAAAATTTCCCCAATTGTTCTAGTAAGTTGGCTTAGAAACTTCAACTCACAGTACTGTAAGAATGGCAATGTTCAAAGGGCATATCAAGTCCTCAAagccaaaataaaaaagttaaaggCGTTTTGCTGCAATTCAGAAACAAGAAGTAACAGGAGGAATGCATTGGTTGAAAATATGCTTCAAAGTCCGTTTGAACTGGTTCAGATAAAAGAGCCAAAGCTTATTGTAAAGAAACGCATGAGAAGAGATGAGAGCATATATTATGAAAAAGTTATAATCAAAGAGGAAGACGAGATTTTTGAAATCATGGAAAGTGAGGAGCCTGAGATGGACAGAGATGAAATACGAGGACAAAACGATCATGCTGCTGTACATAGAAATTATGAGGATATGGATGTTTCCAACAGTGGAGACGAAACCTCGGGTAACACAGCAGAGTCTATGACTGTTCTTGACATCGCAATGCTGACTGTCCATAAACTGTCCAGTGTGTACAGTGGGAAAACAGAAGTGTGCAAGCAGGTTTCCCTGGATCTCCTTAAAAATCAGTACGCTCTGACATTCAAAGACAATCCAGCTATGGCAGTGTTTGAGAAGAAGCTCGAGGCAATGCATGAACACATTTCCCTTGTCTCTCCTGTCATGTTTCTAAACTACAATGCCAATTTCCTCGTTGATGTTCACGATGTAGTGGAACAGCACATATTTGACTTTGAAAAGGAGATCATTGAGTCAGCGGGAGAGAAACTAGGCCGTGATAAGCTCCCTAAATTCAAGAACTTTGTCAATTTTCCAGAAAGCGCCACCTCACGGTATATTCACATGGCTTGTGATATCCTGAGCCCTCGCACCCCCGAGAAGAAAAACTACAGGAAGTACTGGGTGGCTTTCTGTGAGGAAAAGAATAATCCCTCCAGACTGGCGGTAAATCACTCAAACAGATTCAACACCTACTTTGAAGCTGCTGCGGGTCTTATCCACCACCACAAAGAGATCGCTCTCTTCTTCTCAGATTTGCTGTCGCTGAACAATGATAAATGCCCGAACATTATTCTGGAGAGTGTTGCCGCAGATGCGAACGACACTGTGATTCAGAGCCTCGTATGTGTTCTGGCAATTGTGTACTGCAAAATCCTCGGTCCTTACTGGCAGCTTCTGAAGAGTGGAGGAGAGTACGCTCTCTACAGCCAGTACTTACTCTATCTCTACCAAAAATTTCTCGATTGGTCCAAAGATCCTTCAACTCTGCTGGAACCAGAGGAGGCTACGGATGTCTTTCTGCAGTACCCACTGCAAGAGAAAACCTTTGACGGAGTGTTTCACTACTGTGGGCAGTGGCACACGAATCGAGATCTGATCAGAGCTTGCTTGAAGAGGACGATAAAGGTGATTGCTTCAGTCACTGAAGAACACCTCAAGGATTTTCTGCCAGGAGGAAAATTTTCCCAAATTCCTTCCACCAATTTGAGCTTGCAGTTGGTCAGTTGCACATTCTCTGTTTTGATGGCGGAGTACCCTTTTGGCCACACATACCCCTACAAGAGGAAAAGGCCTGAGAAGTCAACAAAGTACTCTGTAGATGAGAACTTGTCATCAGGCAGCTCCCAAGAAGACAAATACCAATCTGCTTCATCTGATGAGAGCTCTGACGACTCTGACTTTTCCATTTTGGAAGTTAGAAGGAGGACCTCAAAAGAAACCCGCAGTCCACAGATGAGAAAAGGTTATGCCAGCAAAATAGAAAAGGCAATAAAGGTGTACGAGGAGATAGAGGAGAACATGGACAGGGATTACATAATAGCTCAAGTGAATAGAAACGGAGGGCCATGCAAAACTCAGCAGGATGTCGATAAAATGATGCTGCGTTTCGATGGAAAATCCCGAGCTGAGAAACGGGAGGGGCTGCGCTGCGAGATCGTGTATCAGAAAATGATTCTGAACAACACAAACTCTCACCTGGATATGGTTTTCCACAACAGCACACAAATGGCACTGAAGCTGAAGCTTGCACTTCCGCGCGTAAAGCCTGGCTACTCTATCGTTTTGGCGCCTAGAAGGACCAAAAAGAAGCCCGTGCTCCAGGACACGACGGAAGCTGCGACCGGTCCGAGTCAAAGCAGCAGCGGCACATGA